The Seleniivibrio woodruffii genome contains a region encoding:
- a CDS encoding peptidase U32 family protein, translated as MNKPELLAPAGSFEKMQAAVQFGADAVYFAGSGFGLRARAGNFEADEMAEAFAFLRANGKKGYVTVNAYLKNGEFEGLKEYFGLLSEIKPDSVIVSDPGVFHYAKKYAPKIPIHISTQANVTNLAAVEFWHEMGAERVILARELSGEEIRHICKNTSCEIEVFVHGAMCISMSGRCLISNYMTGRDANAGDCAQPCRWNYALVEQSREGQYYPVEQDERGTYFYNSKDLCLIDRIGELTDAGVKSLKIEGRMKSVMYVSVVTGVYRQAIEKAIQGNYITDKRWMEMLQSVSHREYTEAFYDSEADHKSMNYGTSSYIRGCEYLGQVLGDAEDGTLIEAKGKFAADEAVSVLTPDMEETHILTGAITEPNGKPLEFTKPGIKCILKGLKLPAGSIIRRYEK; from the coding sequence ATGAACAAACCGGAACTGCTTGCTCCCGCAGGGAGTTTTGAAAAGATGCAGGCCGCTGTGCAGTTTGGTGCGGATGCGGTCTATTTTGCCGGAAGCGGCTTCGGCCTGCGTGCCCGTGCGGGCAATTTTGAAGCGGACGAAATGGCGGAAGCCTTCGCTTTTCTGCGTGCCAACGGCAAAAAAGGGTATGTGACGGTTAACGCATACCTTAAAAACGGAGAATTTGAAGGGCTGAAAGAGTATTTCGGTCTGCTTTCGGAGATAAAGCCCGACTCGGTGATAGTCTCCGATCCCGGAGTTTTCCACTACGCAAAAAAATATGCACCGAAAATCCCCATACACATCAGCACTCAGGCAAACGTGACAAACCTTGCCGCCGTTGAGTTCTGGCACGAAATGGGAGCGGAGCGGGTGATACTCGCCCGTGAGCTTTCAGGCGAAGAGATACGGCATATCTGCAAAAACACCTCATGCGAGATAGAGGTGTTCGTCCACGGAGCAATGTGCATATCCATGTCCGGACGCTGTCTCATCAGCAACTATATGACCGGACGGGACGCAAACGCAGGGGACTGCGCACAGCCCTGCCGCTGGAACTATGCTCTGGTGGAACAGAGCAGGGAAGGACAGTATTATCCTGTGGAGCAGGACGAAAGGGGCACATATTTCTACAACAGCAAGGATTTATGTCTGATAGACCGTATCGGTGAGCTCACCGATGCGGGCGTGAAGAGCCTTAAGATAGAGGGGCGGATGAAGAGCGTCATGTACGTTTCCGTTGTTACGGGTGTGTACAGGCAGGCCATCGAAAAAGCCATCCAAGGCAATTACATCACAGACAAAAGATGGATGGAGATGCTACAAAGCGTCAGCCACAGGGAATATACAGAGGCTTTCTACGACAGCGAGGCCGACCACAAGAGCATGAACTACGGCACATCAAGCTATATAAGGGGATGTGAATATCTTGGGCAGGTTCTGGGTGACGCCGAAGACGGAACCCTCATTGAGGCCAAGGGCAAGTTTGCGGCGGACGAAGCTGTCAGCGTGCTCACTCCCGACATGGAGGAGACACATATTCTGACCGGTGCAATCACCGAACCAAACGGTAAGCCGTTGGAGTTCACCAAGCCGGGGATAAAGTGTATCCTGAAAGGGCTGAAACTTCCGGCAGGAAGCATAATAAGACGATACGAGAAATAG